A section of the Rhizobium sp. BG4 genome encodes:
- a CDS encoding M23 family metallopeptidase translates to MTHAQHQRVFGKRSQEHILILASGDKVRHMTVKPWMAALAFCFVGVFAIGYLLATSYLVLRDDLIGATMARQARMQHDYEDRIAALRAQVDRVTSRQLLDQQVVEDKVDKLMEQQMALTSRHGKLGSLLDRAESSGLTGKEEPAPAAQSFAPDAKDKRASLSGGAEAINKLLTGNSEPADATPDNTTLAYVPAPETVGDRADRLFSKVTLSLKGVEEDQRSRVDQLTADAGDAADAISTVLNRFSIQVPQQTAKADDDSAVGGPYVEPESDDDFNNSLAQLDTALTRLEAVRNTAESLPFRNPGIGKDITSPFGNRRDPFLGRLALHSGIDFRFAPGEKVRPTAPGKVINAGWTGGYGNMVEVDHGNGISTRYGHMSQILVKVGDTVDRGDVIGLAGSTGRSTGTHLHYEVRQNGRAVDPMYFMNAGLKLATYIK, encoded by the coding sequence GTGACGCATGCACAGCACCAGCGCGTATTCGGCAAGCGTTCACAGGAACATATCCTCATTCTCGCCAGTGGCGACAAGGTCCGTCACATGACGGTCAAGCCCTGGATGGCGGCCCTCGCCTTCTGCTTCGTCGGCGTCTTTGCCATCGGCTATCTCCTTGCCACTTCCTATCTCGTGCTCCGCGACGACCTGATCGGCGCCACCATGGCCCGTCAGGCCCGCATGCAGCACGATTACGAGGATCGCATTGCCGCGCTCCGCGCCCAGGTCGACCGCGTCACCTCCCGCCAGCTGCTCGACCAGCAGGTCGTCGAGGACAAGGTGGACAAGCTGATGGAACAGCAGATGGCGCTGACCTCGCGCCACGGCAAGCTCGGCTCGCTGCTCGACCGCGCTGAAAGCTCCGGCCTGACGGGCAAGGAAGAACCGGCACCTGCAGCGCAATCCTTCGCTCCCGATGCCAAGGACAAGCGCGCCTCGCTCTCCGGCGGCGCGGAAGCCATCAACAAGCTGCTGACCGGCAATAGCGAACCGGCCGATGCGACGCCCGACAACACCACGCTCGCTTACGTTCCCGCCCCTGAAACCGTCGGCGATCGCGCCGACCGTCTGTTTTCCAAGGTGACGCTGTCGCTGAAAGGCGTCGAAGAAGACCAGCGCTCGCGTGTCGATCAGCTGACGGCAGATGCAGGCGACGCCGCCGATGCCATCTCCACCGTCCTGAACCGCTTCAGCATTCAGGTGCCGCAGCAGACGGCAAAGGCCGATGACGACAGCGCCGTAGGCGGCCCCTATGTCGAGCCCGAGAGCGACGACGATTTCAACAATTCGCTGGCACAGCTCGATACAGCGCTGACGCGCCTCGAGGCCGTGCGCAATACCGCCGAATCCCTGCCCTTCCGCAATCCCGGCATCGGCAAGGACATTACCAGCCCTTTCGGCAACCGCCGTGACCCGTTCCTGGGCCGGCTTGCCCTGCATTCCGGCATCGATTTCCGCTTCGCCCCCGGCGAAAAGGTTCGCCCGACCGCACCCGGCAAGGTCATCAATGCCGGCTGGACCGGCGGCTACGGCAACATGGTCGAGGTCGATCACGGCAACGGCATTTCGACCCGCTACGGTCACATGTCGCAAATTCTGGTCAAGGTTGGCGATACCGTCGATCGCGGCGATGTCATCGGTCTTGCCGGCAGCACGGGCCGCTCGACGGGCACGCATCTGCACTACGAAGTACGCCAGAACGGCCGGGCCGTTGATCCGATGTATTTCATGAATGCAGGGTTGAAACTCGCGACCTATATAAAATAA